One window from the genome of Ovis canadensis isolate MfBH-ARS-UI-01 breed Bighorn chromosome 21, ARS-UI_OviCan_v2, whole genome shotgun sequence encodes:
- the TRPM5 gene encoding transient receptor potential cation channel subfamily M member 5 encodes MQDAGGTRPGSPGGAGDTRGPSLGRGEIVFGGSGKKRGKFVRVPSSVAPSVLFDLLLAEWHLPAPNLVVSLVGEERPFAMKPWLRDVLRKGLVKAAQSTGAWILTSALRVGLARYVGQAVRDHSLASTSTKARVVAIGIASLGRVLHRRLLDHAQGAGPVHYPLDNGGGQGSFCPLDNNHSHFILVEPGAPGEGDGPTELRLRLEKYISEQRTGYGGTSSIEIPVLCLLVNGDPSTLERISRAVEHAAPWLILAGSGGIADVLAALVNQPHVLAPQVAEKQFREKFPSEHVSREDVVRWTGLLQTIVAHRHLLTVHDFEQEGSEELDTVILKALVKACKSHSQEAQDYLDELKLAVAWDRVDIAKSEIFNGDVEWKSSDLEEVMMDALVSNKPEFVRLFVDNGADVADFLTYGRLQQLYRSVAPKSLLFDLLQRKHEEGRLTLAGLGAQQAREPPAGPPAFSLHEVSRVLKDFLRDACRGLYQAERGPARRNSGQKGLLDLNQRSEDPWRDLFLWAVLQNRHEMATYFWAMGQEGVAAALAACKILKEMSHLETEAEVGRTLREAKYEQLALDLFSQCYRHSEERAFALLVRRNRCWNRTTCLHLATEADTKAFFAHDGVQAFLTKIWWGDMASGTSILRLLGAFFCPALVYTNLITFSEEAPLRTGPEDLQELDSLDTEKSLLCGLGSGAEELAEALRSEGDRGRRAAFLLTRWRKFWGAPVTVFLGNVVMYFAFLFLFTYVLLVDFRPPPQGPSGSEVALYFWVFTLVLEEIRQGFFTDEDMHLVKKFTLYVDDNWNKCDMVAIFLFIAGVTCRMLPRAFEAGRTVLAIDFMVFTLRLIHIFAVHKQLGPKIIIVERMMKDVFFFLFFLSVWLVAYGVATQALLHPHDGRLEWIFRRVLYRPYLQIFGQIPLDEIDEARVNCSLYPLLPEGSPSCPNLYANWVVILLLVTFLLVTNVLLMNLLIAMFSYTFQVVQGNADAFWKFQRFHLIVEYHERPALAPPFILLSHLSLVLKRLLQRGTPQKRARLERDLPEPLDQKVVTWEAVQKENFLSELEKRRKEGQEELLRKAAHRVDVVAKYLEGLREQERRVRHLESQVGYCAALLSSMAESLARGSAYWNSQNSSTGNPPASADHGGALGSRECPEAGQPPSNP; translated from the exons ATGCAGGACGCCGGGGGCACCCGTCCTGGCAGCCCCGGGGGTGCTGGAGACACACGGGGGCCGAGCCTGGGCCGGGGTGAGATCGTCTTCGGAGGGTCTGGGAAGAAGCGAGGCAAG TTCGTGAGGGTGCCCAGCAGCGTAGCCCCGTCTGTGCTCTTCGACCTCCTGCTGGCCGAGTGGCACCTGCCGGCCCCCAACCTAGTGGTGTCGCTGGTGGGCGAGGAGAGGCCCTTTGCGATGAAGCCGTGGCTGCGAGATGTGCTACGCAAGGGGCTGGTGAAGGCGGCTCAGAGCACAG GAGCCTGGATCCTGACCAGCGCGCTCCGAGTGGGCCTCGCCCGCTACGTCGGGCAGGCTGTGCGCGACCACTCCCTGGCCAGCACATCCACCAAGGCCCGCGTGGTGGCCATCGGCATCGCCTCGCTGGGCCGCGTGCTGCACCGCCGGCTCCTGGACCATGCCCAG GGGGCCGGCCCTGTGCACTATCCCTTGGACAACGGAGGCGGCCAGGGCTCCTTCTGCCCCCTGGACAACAATCACTCCCACTTCATCCTGGTGGAGCCGGGGGCCCCCGGGGAGGGCGACGGGCCCACGGAGCTGCGGCTGCGGCTGGAGAAGTATATCTCGGAGCAGAGGACGGGTTACGGGG GAACCAGCAGCATCGAGATCCCTGTCCTCTGCCTGCTGGTCAATGGGGACCCCAGCACCCTGGAG AGGATTTCCAGGGCCGTGGAGCACGCCGCCCCGTGGCTGATCCTGGCGGGCTCGGGGGGCATCGCAGACGTGCTCGCTGCCCTCGTGAACCAGCCCCACGTCCTGGCGCCCCAGGTGGCCGAGAAGCAGTTTAGGGAGAAGTTCCCCAGTGAGCACGTCTCCAGGGAGGACGTCGTGCGCTGGACCGGGCTG CTACAGACCATCGTGGCCCACCGGCACCTGCTCACCGTACATGACTTCGAGCAGGAGGGCTCCGAGGAGCTGGACACAGTCATCCTCAAGGCGCTGGTGAAAG CCTGCAAGAGCCACAGCCAGGAGGCGCAGGACTACCTGGACGAACTGAAGCTGGCCGTGGCCTGGGACCGCGTGGACATCGCCAAGAGCGAGATCTTCAACGGGGACGTGGAGTGGAAG TCCAGtgacctggaggaggtgatgatgGATGCGCTGGTGAGCAACAAGCCCGAGTTCGTGCGCCTCTTCGTGGACAACGGCGCGGACGTGGCGGACTTCCTGACGTACGGGCGGCTGCAGCAGCTCTACCGCTCCGTGGCCCCCAAAAGCCTGCTCTTCGACCTGCTGCAGCGCAAGCACGAGGAGGGCCGGCTGACGCTGGCCGGGCTGGGTGCCCAGCAGGCCCGGGAGCCACCCGCCGGGCCGCCCGCCTTCTCCCTGCACGAGGTGTCGCGAGTGCTCAAGGACTTCCTGCGCGACGCCTGCCGTGGGCTCTACCAGGCG gagcggGGCCCGGCCCGGAGGAACTCGGGCCAGAAGGGGCTTCTGGACTTGAACCAGAGGAGCGAGGACCCCTGGAGGGACCTGTTTCTGTGGGCGGTGCTGCAGAACCGCCACGAGATGGCCACCTACTTCTGGGCCATG GGCCAGGAGGGGGTGGCTGCCGCTCTGGCCGCCTGCAAGATACTCAAAGAGATGTCCCACCTGGAGACGGAGGCCGAGGTGGGCCGGACTCTGAGGGAGGCCAAGTACGAGCAACTGGCCCTGG ACCTCTTCTCCCAGTGTTACCGCCACAGCGAGGAGCGCGCCTTCGCCCTGCTGGTGCGTCGGAACCGCTGCTGGAACAGAACCACCTGCCTGCACCTGGCCACCGAGGCCGACACCAAGGCCTTCTTTGCCCATGACGGGGTGCAG GCCTTCCTGACCAAGATCTGGTGGGGGGATATGGCCTCGGGCACCTCCATCCTGCGGCTGCTGGGCGCCTTCTTCTGCCCGGCCCTCGTCTACACCAACCTCATCACCTTCAG CGAGGAGGCCCCTCTAAGGACAGGCCCAGAGGACCTGCAAGAGCTGGACAGTCTGGACACAGAGAAGAGCCTGCTCTGCGGCCTGGGCAGCGG GGCGGAGGAGCTGGCCGAGGCGCTGAGGAGCGAGGGTGACCGAGGCCGGAGAGCCGCCTTCCTGCTCACGCGCTGGAGGAAGTTCTGGGGGGCGCCCGTCACTGTGTTCCTTGGGAACGTGGTCATGTACTTCGCCTTCCTCTTCCTGTTCACCTACGTCCTGCTGGTGGACTTCCGGCCCCCTCCTCAGGGGCCGTCGGGGTCTGAGGTCGCCCTCTACTTCTGGGTCTTCACGCTGGTGCTGGAGGAGATCCGGCAG GGCTTCTTCACGGATGAGGACATGCACCTGGTGAAGAAGTTCACGCTCTACGTGGACGACAACTGGAACAAGTGTGACATGGTGGCCATCTTCCTGTTCATCGCTGGGGTCACCTGCAG GATGCTGCCCCGGGCCTTCGAGGCCGGCCGCACGGTGCTCGCCATCGACTTCATGGTGTTCACACTCCGCCTCATCCACATCTTCGCTGTCCACAAGCAGCTGGGCCCCAAGATCATCATTGTGGAGCGGATG aTGAAGGAcgtcttcttcttcctcttcttcctgagCGTGTGGCTCGTGGCCTACGGCGTGGCCACGCAGGCGCTGCTGCACCCGCATGACGGCCGCCTGGAGTGGATCTTCCGCCGCGTGCTCTACCGGCCGTACCTGCAGATCTTCGGGCAGATCCCGCTGGACGAGATCGACG AAGCCCGCGTGAACTGCTCCCTGTACCCGCTGCTGCCAGAAGGCTCGCCCTCCTGCCCCAACCTCTACGCCAACTGGGTGGTCATCCTCCTGCTGGTCACTTTCCTGCTGGTCACCAACGTGCTGCTCATGAACCTGCTCATCGCCATGTTCAG CTACACGTTCCAGGTGGTGCAGGGCAACGCGGACGCCTTCTGGAAGTTCCAGCGCTTCCACCTCATCGTGGAGTACCATGAGCGCCCCGCGCTGGCGCCCCCATTCATCCTCCTTAGCCACCTGAGCCTGGTGCTCAAGAGGCTCCTGCAGAGGGGGACCCCGCAGAAGCGGGCACGCCTGG AGAGGGACCTGCCAGAGCCACTGGACCAGAAGGTGGTCACCTGGGAGGCGGTGCAGAAGGAGAACTTCCTGAGCGAGCTGGAGAAGCGCCGGAAGGAGGGCCAGGAGGAGCTGCTGCGGAAGGCGGCGCACAG GGTGGACGTCGTAGCCAAGTACCTCGAGGGCCTGAGGGAACAGGAGAGGCGCGTCAGGCATCTGGAGTCTCAG GTCGGCTACTGCGCGGCTCTCCTCTCCTCCATGGCTGAGTCACTGGCCCGTGGCAGCGCCTACTGGA acTCTCAGAACTCCAGCACCGGGAACCCACCAGCCTCTGCTGACCACGGAGGAGCCCTGGGTAGCAGGGAGTGCCCAGAGGCTGGCCAGCCACCCTCCAACCCCTGA
- the TSSC4 gene encoding U5 small nuclear ribonucleoprotein TSSC4 encodes MAEAGDSRHFPDSEADTLPPDTGSLSDSDSDLSLPDGAGAAALSPGGLPGEASGDSGPDEPPSPPRGLPTEAVQPFHLRGTSPTFSQRSHSIFDGLEGAARRALPAVAPASPGDGGSFRQLLTPSSQPAAGGPGRAAGGPGRAAGSPAAPRAPPVPDYVTHPERWTRYSLEDVAEASEQSNRAAALAFLGPQNLAAPGNCMLPFNQDPSSCGEGRLVFTKPARASEARPDRRRVPRKAGEPGRGDPGVPGAAGGEGPVELAHLARPGSPEAEEWSGLRGGLQEVGAPLGMAHAGSGCSPPLVETVGFHGSKKRSRDHFRSKGGSPEAPGAEM; translated from the coding sequence ATGGCAGAGGCAGGGGACAGCCGACACTTCCCTGACTCGGAGGCCGACACCCTGCCTCCGGACACTGGCTCCCTCAGCGACTCGGACTCTGACCTTAGTTTGCCTGATGGCGCTGGGGCGGCTGCCCTGTCCCCAGgggggctgcctggggaggcgtCCGGGGATTCGGGCCCCGATGAGCCCCCCTCGCCCCCCAGAGGCCTCCCCACAGAGGCAGTGCAGCCCTTCCACCTGAGAGGCACGAGCCCCACCTTCTCCCAGCGCAGCCACAGCATCTTTGATGGGCTGGAGGGGGCCGCCAGGCGGGCTCTGCCTGCTGTGGCTCCAGCCAGCCCGGGTGACGGGGGCAGCTTCCGGCAGCTGCTGACACCCTCCAGCCAGCCTGCAGCGGGGGGCCCAGGCAGGGCTGCGGGGGGCCCAGGCAGGGCTGCTGGGAGCCCTGCTGCCCCAAGGGCGCCCCCTGTCCCTGACTACGTGACCCACCCTGAGCGCTGGACCAGGTACAGCCTGGAAGATGTGGCTGAGGCCAGCGAGCAGAGCAATCGGGCCGCCGCCCTGGCCTTCCTGGGCCCGCAGAACCTGGCCGCCCCCGGCAACTGCATGCTTCCCTTCAACCAGGACCCCTCCAGCTGCGGGGAGGGCCGGCTTGTCTTCACCAAACCTGCCCGAGCCAGCGAGGCTCGGCCCGACAGGAGGAGGGTACCCAGGAAGGCCGGGGAGCCAGGCAGGGGTGACCCTGGGGTTCCAGGAGCGGCGGGGGGCGAGGGCCCCGTGGAGCTGGCTCACCTGGCCAGGCCCGGGAGCCCCGAAGCTGAGGAGTGGAGCGGACTCCGAGGGGGCCTGCAGGAGGTGGGTGCACCTCTGGGCATGGCCCACGCCGGCTCTGGGTGCAGCCCCCCGCTGGTGGAGACAGTGGGTTTCCATGGCAGCAAGAAGCGGAGCAGGGACCACTTCCGGAGCAAGGGTGGCAGCCCCGAGGCCCCAGGTGCGGAGATGTGA